One genomic segment of Sphingobacteriales bacterium includes these proteins:
- the xseB gene encoding exodeoxyribonuclease VII small subunit, with protein sequence MKKTESNTNLPSNYQAALNELTDLVADMENQTITVDDLAEKVQRALALIAFCETKLRQTTEAVQNTLT encoded by the coding sequence ATGAAAAAAACCGAATCAAACACTAATTTGCCTTCTAATTACCAAGCCGCCTTAAACGAACTTACCGACTTGGTTGCCGACATGGAAAACCAAACTATAACTGTTGATGATTTGGCCGAAAAAGTACAACGGGCATTGGCTTTAATTGCTTTTTGCGAAACCAAACTAAGGCAAACCACCGAAGCAGTACAAAATACTTTAACTTAG